In Nymphaea colorata isolate Beijing-Zhang1983 chromosome 5, ASM883128v2, whole genome shotgun sequence, one genomic interval encodes:
- the LOC116253931 gene encoding CASP-like protein 4C2 — MRSPEFLRNGEVQVSPRGGGQTSSGARRRGGGMGGFQSTVSLQKLRRFNTILLALRVAAFCFLLAATIFMAMNSHGSFSTRWFDYDSFRYMVAANAIVGVYSFFEMGAALWEMLNGSTIVPETIQLWFDFTHDQAFAYLLFSANSSATTLTQNLRSNQVCPGFDAPCAGTSAFCIQSYLALAFGFAGFLFLAASAVLSGFRVACFVITGSRYHV, encoded by the exons ATGCGATCGCCGGAGTTCTTGAGGAACGGCGAGGTCCAGGTGAGCCCGCGAGGAGGAGGGCAAACTTCGTCGGGGGCGAGGCGGAGGGGAGGGGGAATGGGAGGGTTCCAATCGACGGTGTCTCTGCAGAAGCTGAGGAGGTTCAACACCATACTTCTCGCGCTCCGAGTCGCCGCCTTCTGCTTCCTCCTCGCCGCCACCATCTTCATGGCCATGAACTCCCATGGCTCCTTCTCCACCAGATGGTTCGACTACGACTCCTTCAG ATACATGGTCGCAGCGAATGCCATTGTCGGCGTCTACTCTTTCTTCGAAATGGGGGCCGCTCTCTGGGAGATGCTGAACGGGAGCACCATAGTGCCTGAGACAATCCAACTGTGGTTTGATTTCACTCATGATCAG GCATTCGCTTACCTGCTCTTCTCCGCAAACTCATCTGCAACCACACTGACGCAGAACTTGAGGAGCAACCAGGTGTGTCCTGGGTTCGACGCGCCATGCGCAGGCACAAGCGCGTTCTGCATCCAGTCCTACCTTGCTCTCGCCTTTGGCTTTGCCGGATTCCTGTTCCTGGCCGCGTCCGCCGTCCTCTCCGGCTTCCGGGTTGCGTGTTTTGTTATTACTGGTTCCCGGTATCATGTGTAA
- the LOC116254848 gene encoding uncharacterized protein LOC116254848, whose product MAEMKPAFAYTVVYVKDVARSIAFYADAFGCHVRRLDESHRWGELESGQTTIAFTPAHQRETDEVAGAVADPATDKRRPPLELCFAYPDVDAAYKRAVEKGAVAVSQPEEREWGQKVGYVRDIDGIIVRMGSYVRPPASH is encoded by the exons ATGGCGGAGATGAAACCAGCGTTTGCGTATACAGTGGTATACGTAAAGGACGTCGCCAGATCGATCGCCTTCTACGCCGACGCCTTCGGCTGCCATGTCCGCCGCCTCGACGAGTCTCACAG GTGGGGCGAGCTCGAGAGCGGGCAGACGACGATCGCGTTCACGCCGGCGCACCAGCGGGAGACCGACGAGGTCGCAGGAGCCGTGGCGGATCCGGCCACCGACAAGAGGAGGCCGCCGTTGGAGCTCTGCTTTGCCTATCCTGACGTCGACGCCGCATACAAG AGGGCGGTGGAGAAGGGAGCGGTGGCGGTGAGCCAACCGGAGGAGAGAGAATGGGGGCAGAAGGTAGGGTACGTGCGTGACATCGACGGCATCATCGTCCGCATGGGCAGCTACGTGAGGCCACCCGCATCgcattga
- the LOC116254288 gene encoding ubiquitin-conjugating enzyme E2 7 has product MANPPTQASLLLHKQLKDLCRHPVDGFSAGLVDDSNIFEWSVTIIGPPDTLYDGGYFNAIMSFPPNYPNSPPSVRFTSEMWHPNVYPDGRVCISILHAPGDDPNGYELASERWSPVHTVESIVLSIISMLSSPNDESPANIEAAKEWRERRDEFKKKVSRIVRKSQEML; this is encoded by the exons ATGGCGAACCCGCCTACCCAGGCGAGTCTTCTCCTCCACAAGCAACTCAAAG ATCTCTGCAGGCACCCGGTCGATGGCTTCTCCGCAGGCCTGGTTGACGATTCCAATATCTTTGAGTGGAGCGTCACCATCATCGGCCCTCCCGACACCCTGTA TGATGGAGGATATTTCAACGCAATCATGAGCTTCCCTCCCAATTATCCCAATAGTCCTCCATCTGTCAGGTTTACCTCGGAAATGTGGCATCCTAATG TTTATCCTGATGGGCGGGTTTGCATATCGATCCTCCACGCTCCTGGCGATGATCCAAATGGATACGAGCTTGCTAGCGAGCGCTGGTCACCTGTACATACG GTTGAGAGCATAGTTCTAAGCATAATTTCCATGCTTTCAAGTCCTAATGATGAATCTCCTGCAAACATTGAAGCAGCA AAAGAGTGGAGGGAGAGGAGGGACGAGTTCAAGAAGAAAGTGAGTCGAATTGTTAGGAAATCGCAGGAAATGTTATGA